A stretch of the Planktothricoides raciborskii GIHE-MW2 genome encodes the following:
- a CDS encoding restriction endonuclease: MFRDPTTYYLIKGILQAENDSKQRLGQKFADCLNLTPGPEGPDDGVDGSTYFEGKNIHFQSKLSSKPLDKDEARKYYSDIKYHQADVSIMLSGVGYKETFKERLYGHPDIHQVVIHLLTLQDLFENTEAFQNALKYLPPLEKLEGIVKSQAD, encoded by the coding sequence ATGTTCAGAGATCCAACAACCTACTATCTGATCAAAGGGATTCTGCAAGCTGAAAATGATTCCAAGCAGAGGCTTGGTCAAAAGTTTGCAGATTGCCTTAATCTAACACCAGGGCCAGAAGGACCGGACGACGGTGTTGATGGTTCAACTTACTTTGAAGGCAAAAACATTCATTTTCAATCTAAATTAAGCAGTAAACCTTTAGATAAAGATGAAGCTCGTAAATATTACTCAGATATCAAATATCATCAAGCAGATGTAAGTATTATGTTATCTGGAGTGGGCTATAAAGAAACATTCAAAGAACGTCTTTATGGTCATCCAGATATTCATCAGGTTGTGATTCATCTATTAACTTTGCAAGATTTGTTTGAAAATACAGAAGCTTTTCAGAATGCTTTGAAATATCTTCCACCGCTGGAAAAATTAGAAGGAATTGTCAAATCACAGGCTGATTAG
- a CDS encoding Gfo/Idh/MocA family protein, protein MSNKIGIVVVGVGRWGVHLVRQFYQNPLTKVVAIVDQNPERLPAVQQQFNLDLSSVVLAKDWAEVRELPGIQAVAIATPASTHYCLIKDALNQGYHVLAEKPLTLDPQECLELSHLAEQKQRQLMVDHTYLFHPAVQRGKEAIAALGKLRYGYAARTHLGPVRSDVDALWDLAIHDICIFNFWLGETPIQVQATGKIWLERSGNSANSNISQEITTENKLFTQGLADFVTVNLTYPSGFEARIHLCWCNPDKQRRLCVAGSQGTLIFDEMSPNAPLMIQHGFLERNNETWQPVGQKSEVIAVSPGEPLRLVCDRFLDLVINPNQPSKNQPISSGWLGAELVQIITALSKSLNQGGIPIKIPR, encoded by the coding sequence ATGTCAAATAAAATCGGCATTGTGGTGGTAGGAGTGGGTCGCTGGGGCGTTCATTTGGTGCGCCAATTTTACCAAAATCCCCTAACAAAGGTAGTGGCAATAGTAGACCAAAACCCGGAAAGATTGCCAGCGGTTCAGCAGCAATTTAATTTAGATTTATCATCAGTGGTTTTGGCCAAAGATTGGGCAGAGGTGCGAGAACTGCCCGGAATTCAAGCGGTGGCGATCGCCACTCCTGCTTCTACTCACTATTGTTTAATTAAAGATGCCTTAAATCAGGGCTATCATGTATTAGCAGAAAAACCCTTAACCCTCGATCCGCAAGAATGTCTGGAACTTAGCCATTTAGCCGAACAAAAACAGCGGCAATTAATGGTCGATCATACTTATTTATTTCATCCGGCAGTTCAACGGGGCAAAGAGGCGATCGCGGCTTTGGGAAAATTGCGTTATGGGTACGCTGCCCGAACTCACTTAGGCCCAGTGCGATCGGATGTTGATGCCCTCTGGGATTTAGCTATTCACGACATCTGTATCTTCAACTTTTGGCTAGGAGAAACACCGATTCAGGTGCAAGCAACGGGCAAAATTTGGTTAGAAAGATCGGGAAATTCTGCTAACAGCAACATTTCTCAAGAAATAACCACAGAAAATAAATTATTTACCCAAGGTTTAGCGGATTTTGTCACCGTAAACCTGACCTATCCTAGTGGGTTTGAAGCCCGGATTCATCTGTGCTGGTGTAATCCTGACAAGCAAAGGCGTCTCTGTGTGGCTGGCAGTCAAGGCACTTTAATTTTTGATGAAATGTCACCGAATGCTCCCTTAATGATTCAGCATGGTTTCTTAGAACGAAATAACGAAACATGGCAACCTGTGGGGCAAAAATCTGAGGTAATTGCTGTGTCCCCTGGAGAACCTTTACGCTTAGTGTGCGATCGCTTTCTTGACCTCGTAATAAATCCCAATCAACCCAGCAAAAATCAGCCCATTTCCTCTGGCTGGTTAGGAGCAGAATTAGTGCAAATTATCACCGCTTTAAGTAAATCCTTAAATCAAGGAGGAATCCCAATTAAAATACCAAGGTGA
- a CDS encoding ABC transporter permease, with amino-acid sequence MNLTKLKLPKILAQTNRPSLDFLFMWVGLIITLFFVMIALFSPLFQSWGWLQDPTEFLSNPIHQPPSFDYLFGTNRLGYDVFSRTLMASRVAWQVVILATALSMLIGVPLGMLSGYLGGRVDRILLFIMDTIYTLPGLLLSITLAFVVGKGVFNAAIALSISYIPQYYRVVRNHTVSVKTELFIEAAQAMGASSWTVLSRYLFLNVIQSVPVLFTLNAADAILVLGGLGFLGLGVPEEVPEWGHDLRQALEALPTGIWWTAFFPGCTMTFMVVGLSLFGEGLNQFVNPKLRNRS; translated from the coding sequence ATGAATTTAACTAAACTAAAACTGCCCAAAATTTTAGCTCAAACGAACCGCCCTAGCCTAGATTTCCTGTTTATGTGGGTGGGGTTAATCATTACCCTATTCTTTGTAATGATTGCGTTATTTTCCCCATTATTTCAATCTTGGGGATGGTTACAAGACCCGACAGAATTTTTGAGTAATCCCATTCATCAGCCCCCATCATTTGATTATTTATTTGGCACAAATCGCCTGGGTTATGATGTGTTTTCCCGCACTTTAATGGCGAGTAGAGTGGCGTGGCAAGTGGTGATTTTAGCGACGGCTTTAAGTATGTTAATTGGGGTGCCTTTGGGGATGCTGAGTGGTTATCTTGGTGGTCGCGTCGATCGCATCTTATTGTTTATCATGGATACCATTTACACTCTGCCCGGGTTATTATTATCAATTACCCTGGCATTTGTGGTAGGCAAAGGGGTTTTTAATGCCGCGATCGCTTTAAGTATTTCCTATATTCCCCAATATTATCGGGTAGTCAGAAATCACACGGTAAGCGTAAAAACCGAACTATTTATTGAAGCGGCCCAAGCAATGGGAGCAAGTTCTTGGACAGTGCTTTCCCGTTATCTATTTCTCAACGTGATTCAAAGTGTTCCTGTATTATTTACCCTGAATGCTGCCGATGCAATTTTAGTCCTCGGTGGTTTAGGGTTTTTAGGATTAGGTGTTCCCGAAGAAGTTCCCGAATGGGGTCACGATTTGCGCCAAGCATTAGAAGCACTACCCACGGGCATTTGGTGGACTGCTTTTTTCCCCGGTTGTACTATGACTTTCATGGTGGTGGGCTTATCTTTATTTGGCGAAGGATTGAATCAATTTGTCAATCCCAAATTAAGAAACCGCAGTTAA
- a CDS encoding ATP-binding protein, with amino-acid sequence MQKRLFEPFFTTKPVGKGTGLGLSVSYQIVVEKHSGRLDVISAPGEGTELIIEIPVKPTHHPEPPLFEKA; translated from the coding sequence GTGCAAAAGCGTCTTTTTGAGCCGTTTTTTACCACTAAACCTGTGGGCAAGGGCACGGGTTTAGGGTTATCGGTTAGCTATCAGATTGTGGTGGAAAAACACTCTGGTAGATTAGACGTGATTTCTGCTCCTGGGGAAGGAACAGAGTTGATTATAGAAATTCCCGTTAAACCAACCCATCATCCTGAACCACCTTTATTTGAGAAAGCATAA
- a CDS encoding ParA family protein, whose product MSIILCTQHKGGAGKTTLAVHLAGFLATQLGRILLIDCDTQRNAWLFYFRSKAQTPLQLKEHSNQLSIIWNPDREPIRRIADTQTYDHIILDMSTPLPDTVKVIVDNYPDVVLIPVSQHPWAIEGLSDTLPVISKLEEFAGFTPEVVIVPLGSYKQKINEKMQSISRLPSNYNLANRMKNLNKEVDRALDEGKLIWTYPGLENLQEYFSSLLS is encoded by the coding sequence TTGAGTATTATTCTTTGCACTCAACATAAAGGAGGTGCTGGAAAAACAACATTGGCAGTTCACTTGGCAGGTTTTCTGGCAACTCAGCTAGGTCGTATTCTTCTAATTGATTGCGACACACAAAGAAATGCTTGGCTTTTTTATTTTCGTAGCAAGGCGCAGACACCTTTGCAACTGAAAGAGCATAGCAACCAATTATCAATTATTTGGAATCCCGATCGGGAGCCAATTCGACGCATAGCGGATACTCAAACTTACGATCACATTATTCTGGATATGAGTACACCTTTACCTGACACAGTTAAAGTTATAGTCGATAACTACCCTGACGTTGTGTTGATCCCTGTTAGCCAGCATCCTTGGGCAATTGAAGGTTTATCTGACACTTTACCAGTAATTTCAAAATTAGAGGAATTTGCCGGTTTTACTCCTGAAGTTGTAATTGTACCACTAGGATCATATAAACAAAAGATTAATGAAAAAATGCAAAGTATATCACGCTTGCCAAGTAACTACAATCTAGCAAATCGGATGAAAAACTTAAACAAAGAAGTAGATAGGGCTTTGGATGAGGGAAAGCTGATTTGGACTTATCCAGGTTTGGAAAATTTGCAGGAATATTTTAGCTCGCTTCTCAGTTAG
- a CDS encoding mucoidy inhibitor MuiA family protein — METSLKEIKNLTLDAPVATVTLLEDRALVQRMGKINLTPGLWRVKVENVSPIMANKSLRAEFSGDYPNARIDDVRVRREMIVKAAEKPAEIQRLEAELRSLTQEVTNIVADRQQNDKFAQEINKVLNLGISEWMQDAIWGNFDLSSGQEQIKTLFQELRDRRLEGFNSDRICSEIQQQIDDLKHRLASLSRPDRVYITYLEIDLMIPTEGDYEIAIDYVVPNALWRPWHQARLLLGEQPKLIFKCDGCVWQRTGEDWENVDLIFSTARPSLGSDPPLLTDDELSLQEIEKKIIVETRDRTIEKPGLGSEPSPDTITVPGVDDGGKVRILRSGTKATIPSDGRPYRVPLFTFESEAKIEYILMPEIVPQVVLKSEQINRADFPILAGPVDLLRTTELIGKTSVGFIAPGEKFALGWGPDAAMRVQRTQTKKSEKNAITRWKSITTTTQLFLSNIGAETRAIKTTERVPVSELEKVKIEVIKDKTTEQITADENGFCHWTLTLAPYTQKEVMLTYKISSAPDVEGI; from the coding sequence ATGGAAACCAGCTTAAAAGAGATTAAAAATTTAACCCTAGATGCACCAGTTGCTACGGTGACATTGTTAGAAGACCGGGCTTTAGTTCAGCGTATGGGTAAAATAAACTTAACCCCAGGTTTGTGGCGAGTTAAGGTGGAAAATGTTTCACCAATTATGGCGAATAAATCGCTACGGGCAGAATTTTCTGGAGACTATCCTAATGCCAGAATTGATGATGTGCGAGTCCGTCGGGAAATGATTGTTAAAGCAGCGGAAAAACCAGCAGAAATTCAGCGGTTAGAAGCGGAGTTGCGATCGCTTACCCAAGAGGTGACAAATATCGTCGCAGACCGGCAGCAAAATGATAAATTTGCCCAGGAAATCAACAAAGTTCTTAATCTGGGGATTTCTGAGTGGATGCAAGATGCGATTTGGGGCAATTTTGACCTGAGTAGTGGGCAGGAACAAATCAAAACTCTATTTCAGGAATTGCGCGATCGCCGCTTGGAAGGTTTCAACAGCGATCGGATTTGCAGCGAAATCCAACAGCAAATCGACGATTTAAAGCATCGCCTTGCCAGCTTATCCCGACCGGATCGGGTCTATATTACTTACCTGGAAATAGACTTAATGATTCCCACAGAGGGCGACTATGAAATTGCCATAGATTATGTAGTTCCTAATGCTTTATGGCGTCCGTGGCACCAAGCCCGGTTATTATTAGGAGAACAGCCTAAACTGATCTTTAAATGTGATGGCTGCGTCTGGCAAAGAACGGGGGAAGATTGGGAAAATGTAGATTTAATATTTTCCACCGCCCGACCCTCTCTCGGTAGCGACCCACCCCTATTAACCGATGATGAGTTAAGTCTGCAAGAAATAGAGAAGAAAATTATTGTCGAAACACGCGATCGCACCATAGAAAAACCCGGATTAGGCAGTGAACCTAGCCCCGATACTATCACCGTACCAGGGGTGGATGATGGGGGAAAAGTCCGCATATTGCGATCGGGCACTAAAGCCACCATTCCCTCTGATGGTCGTCCCTATCGTGTCCCCTTATTTACCTTTGAATCCGAAGCAAAAATCGAATATATATTAATGCCAGAAATCGTCCCGCAAGTCGTCCTCAAAAGCGAACAAATTAATCGCGCCGATTTTCCGATTTTAGCCGGCCCCGTAGACTTATTACGCACCACAGAATTAATCGGCAAAACCTCTGTGGGATTCATTGCCCCAGGGGAAAAATTTGCCCTGGGGTGGGGGCCAGATGCCGCCATGCGAGTGCAACGCACTCAAACCAAAAAATCAGAAAAAAACGCCATTACTCGTTGGAAAAGTATCACCACCACCACTCAGCTATTTTTATCCAATATTGGCGCAGAAACTAGAGCGATTAAAACCACTGAACGGGTGCCCGTCTCAGAATTAGAAAAAGTCAAGATAGAGGTAATTAAGGATAAAACCACCGAGCAAATCACCGCCGATGAAAATGGTTTTTGTCATTGGACATTGACCTTAGCCCCTTATACGCAAAAAGAGGTTATGTTGACCTATAAAATATCCTCAGCCCCCGATGTTGAGGGGATTTAA